The DNA window ccagtTACATGCTCAGCCGTAGGGCAGAAACCCTCCGGAGGCCCCAGCACGACATGGGGCCTGCCAGAGGTGTGCTCAGCCCAGCGTGCTGCCCAGGGCAGTCCTGCGCGGCTGGAGTCCTTCCAGAGGAAGCCAAGCCCCGCAGGCCACTTCTCGGCCACGCGGCCCGCGCCCACTTCATTGCGCCCCCGGCCCTGTCATTTCCAGGGAAAGGAACGGCCGGCCTCATCTTCTGTGGGAACAGACTGCTCGGAGGAGGGCACCTTCAGCTCTGATGAAGCCGTCCACCAGCTGGAGGCCAAAATCACCCCGCTGGCCAGGTGCACCAGGCTTGTCTACCGCCTCCGCCTGAAAGTGTTCCCGCACCAGCACTCCGAGAAGAAGGCGGAAGGCGAGGCAAGCGGAGGAGAgccttctccagctccctgtgcacCTCCACCTAGGGCGTGCTCTCGGCGGATTGGCAAGAGGAGATGCAGGGGTGCAAGTGAGTGCCGGCGTCCTTGCAGGGTGGGACTTGAGGCGGGAGAGAACAGGCACCCGTGGCCGTGAGGGGCTCCACAGGTGCCCGCATCCCAGGAGGAGGGGCCCACATCCTAGCAGGGTGCCCACTTCCCTCTGAGGTTCCCGGTGGGTGCCCGTGTCCCGGTGAGGCGTGTTGTGGTTGCTCCCCATGTCCCTGTAAGGTGGCAGTGGCCAGTGCCTGCCCATGGCCTGTTGGGTGCCTTAGGCCTTGGGACCTCCAAGGCTGGTGCGAGGGCAAGCATCACAGCAGGAAGAGGGGCAGCTGCTAGGAAGTGGGTGGATAACCTTCCCTACTGTAGTATTTTCACCCAGCTAACAGTGAATTCTCTTCAGGGTGACAGGCAGCTGGTGCGCTGGGACATGCCTCAGCCCACCAAAGGCTCCGGGAGTGAGGGCACCTCCACCGACTTCTTCTGCTGGCTGGAGGCCGTTAGCGCCCCGATGGTCATGCTCCTGCGGGTGGCCATGGCCAACGGCCGGCCACGTCCTGGTGGGTCGCCCGTGCCTGTCCAGCACAACAGCCAACGGGTATTTGCCAACTCCGTTGAGGACCTCTGGGGAGGGTCCCCCTTTTCCGCCCTCCCAAAGGTGCTGCCAGGGCCGACTGGCATCCAAAGGGCCGGGGCTCATCtctgcctccccagagggaACAGCCAAGCATGCCCGTGCAGCAGAGACGCCTGGGAAACTCGGCAAAActcctgctgggagcagcctaCTTCCTCAATCTTCTAGCACTGCTCAGATCAATAAAGTGCTTTGTTCCTGTAGCATGTGTCATTTTGGTACCAAGGGGATCCAGGAAGGGGCAACACGAAAGGCAGTGGTGCGAGCCAGGCGGCTGTATGCGGGCCTGCGGAGCACGCGCTCCTGGAGAAGTTGGGACAGCTGGGCTGCGAGAGAACGGGCATTCAAGGCTGTGAGGTGCCCCACGGGTGCCCATGATCCAGGAGGAGGGCACTGCGGCCCGGCAGGGTGCCCGTGTCCCGGAGAGGATCCCTGGGAAACACCCACATCCCACTGAGGTGGCATTGGCTGCCGCATGCCCAGGACCCCGTGGGTCATGTCCCTCCAGGAATAATTCTAGACTAATGGCACTCCTCATTCTCAGCGGTTATAATTTTTGTCAAACCAAGAGTGAATTTTTGGCTTTCCTCTTAACATGGGCTGCCACTTTGCCCCCGAGAGGATGTTGAGCAGAACCGCGTCACAGCTGCCCAGCTGGGGCACGGTGCTGAACGCAGCTCGGCTGGAGCTCTGGGCACAGCCCCTTCTTGCTGAGAAGTTCAGGGCACAGCCCAGACCACGTGGGACACGGTCCCGCTCCCCTGCTGGGCTCAGTGTCCGCCGGCAGGCACAGCAGTGGGAGCAGCAGGCTTCAAAATCCACCTACACAGGTCCTGCCCAGCTCCGCCGCAGCCTCCGTCGCCTGCCGGGCTGGTGGAGAAAGGCCTCGTGACGTCACAGAGCCTTGCGTGACATCAGCCCATGACTTGGCAGGTCGGCAACCCCCTTGCAAGCACAGACACGCGAGGCGGCCACTCGGTGCTGGTGGTCACTGCCTGAACTCTGCTCAGGGTAACAGCCCAAGCCAGCTCGTGCATCGAGATCTTTTTCCTCAGGAGAGACCATGATAACTCTCAGCCCGGCTCTCCCCCTGACCGTGGCTCTCTGCACGTTGTCACTGTTGCCTGCTGGTCTTCGCATTTACATCAACCCCACCTGGCTCATTGTGGAGAGTGAAGCTCCTCCTGAAGACCTGAAGCAGCCACCCATTGATGCGGAGAGCATGACCACCGAATGGGACAGCAGCATCGACGTTCAGAGCCCCTACGGCTTGGTTAGGATCATGATGGACGCTGTTATTGAGGGTCTGAGGAAGCTGCCCTTTGTGGGAGAGAGCATGGTCCCCAaacggcacagcagcactggcccccgcagcccccagagcTGGGTCAGGCTCAGGAAGGACGTCGCTCCTGTGGGCCCGAAGGAACTGCCCGTTGTCGCCAAGAGCGTGGCCTCTGACCCGCCCTACCCTCTGGGCCAGCTTTGGGACTCCCTTGCCCAGGCGGACAGGACCCAGCTGTGTTGCAGGGCCTTGCAAAGCCTGTGGCTGTGCTTCCTGTCTTGGGTTGCACTTCGCCTCTGGAGAAATGGGAACAGACCCCAGGGACAGGTGAGCAATCGCGATCGGTCACACAGGAAGGGAGCGGCttgtggggagcagggaagcaCATCATTGCAAGCCTTGGCCAAGAAGGCTtgcaatgagaaaacaaaacccagcgcGGGCAAGAAAGCCTCGGCAGGCCCCGAGagctcctctgcctcttccccagtTACATGCTCAGCCGTAGGGCAGAAACCCTCCGGAGGCCCCAGCACGACATGGGGCCTGCCAGAGGTGTGCTCAGCCCAGCGTGCTGCCCAGGGCAGTCCTGCGCGGCTGGAGTCCTTCCAGAGGAAGCCAAGCCCCGCAGGCCACTTCTCGGCCACGCGGCCCGCGCCCACTTCATTGCGCCCCCGGCCCTGTCATTTCCAGGGAAAGGAACGGCCGGCCTCATCTTCTGTGGGAACAGACTGCTCGGAGGAGGGCACCTTCAGCTCTGATGAAGCCGTCCACCAGCTGGAGGCCAAAATCACCCCGCTGGCCAGGTGCACCAGGCTTGTCTACCGCCTCCGCCTGAAAGTGTTCCCGCACCAGCACTCCGAGAAGAAGGCGGAAGGCGAGGCAAGCGGAGGAGAGCCTTCTCTAGCTCCCTGTGCACCTCCACCTAGGGCGTGCTCTCGGCGGATTGGCAAGAGGAGATGCAGGGGTGCAAGTGAGTGCCGGCGTCCTTGCAGGGTGGGACTTGAGGCGGGAGAGAACAGGCACCCGTGGCCATGAGGGGCTCCACAGGTGCCCGCATCCCAGGAGGAGGGGCCCACATCCTAGCAGGGTGCCCACTTCCCTCTGAGGTTCCCGGTGGGTGCCCGTGTCCCGGTGAGGCGTGTTGTGGTTGCTCCCCATGTCCCTGTAAGGTGGCAGTGGCCAGTGCCTGCCCATGGCCTGTTGGGTGCCTTAGGCCTTGGGACCTCCAAGGCTGGTGCGAGGGCAAGCATCACAGCAGGAAGAGGGGCAGCTGCTAGGAAGTGGGTGGATAACCTTCCCTACTGTAGTATTTTCACCCAGCTAACAGTGAATTCTCTTCAGGGTGACAGGCAGCTGGTGCGTTGGGACATGCCTCAGCCCACCAAAGGCTCCGGGAGTGAGGGCACCTCCACCGACTTCTTCTGCTGGCTGGAGGCCGTTAGCGCCCCGATGGTCATGCTCCTGCGGGTGGCCATGGCCAACGGCCGGCCACGTCCTGGTGGGTCGCCCGTGCCTGTCCAGCACAACAGCCAACGGGTATTTGCCAACTCCGTTGAGGACCTCTGGGGAGGGTCCCCCTTTTCCGCCCTCCCAAAGGTGCTGCCAGGGCCGACTGGCATCCAAAGGGCCGGGGCTCATCtctgcctccccagagggaACAGCCAAGCATGCCCGTGCAGCAGAGACGCCTGGGAAACTCGGCAAAActcctgctgggagcagcctaCTTCCTCAATCTTCTAGCACTGCTCAGATCAATAAAGTGCTTTGTTCCTGTAGCATGTGTCATTTTGGTACCAAGGGGATCCAGGAAGGGGCAACACGAAAGGCAGTGGTGCGAGCCAGGCGGCTGTATGCGGGCCTGCGGAGCACGCGCTCCTGGAGAAGTTGGGACAGCTGGGCTGCGAGAGAACGGGCATTCAAGGCTGTGAGGTGCCCCACGGGTGCCCATGATCCAGGAGGAGGGCACTGCGGCCCGGCAGGGTGCCCGTGTCCCGGAGAGGATCCCTGGGAAACACCCACATCCCACTGAGGTGGCATTGGCTGCCGCATGCCCAGGACCCCGTGGGTCATGTCCCTCCAGGAATAATTCTAGACTAATTGCACTCCTCATTCTCAGCGGTTATAATTTTTGTCAAACCAAGAGTGAATTTTTGGCTTTCCTCTTAACATGGGCTGCCACTTTGCCCCCGAGAGGATGTTGAGCAGAACCGCGTCACAGCTGCCCAGCTGGGGCACGGTGCTGAACGCAGCTCGGCTGGAGCTCTGGGCACAGCCCCTTCTTGCTGAGAAGTTCAGGGCACAGCCCAGACCACGTGGGACACGGTCCCGCTCCCCTGCTGGGCTCAGTGTCCGCCGGCAGGCACAGCAGTGGGAGCAGCAGGCTTCAAAATCCACCTACACAGGTCCTGCCCAGCTCCGCCGCAGCCTCCGTCGCCTGCCGGGCTGGTGGAGAAAGGCCTCGTGACGTCACAGAGCCTTGCGTGACATCAGCCCATGACTTGGCAGGTCGGCAACCCCCTTGCAAGCACAGACACGCGAGGCGGCCACTCGGTGCTGGTGGTCACTGCCTGAACTCTGCTCAGGGTAACAGCCCAAGCCAGCTCGTGCATCGAGATCTTTTTCCTCAGGAGAGACCATGATAACTCTCAGCCCGGCTCTCCCCCTGACCGTGGCTCTCTGCACGTTGTCACTGTTGCCTGCTGGTCTTCGCATTTACATCAACCCCACCTGGCTCATTGTGGAGAGTGAAGCTCCTCCTGAAGACCTGAAGCAGCCACCCGTTGATGCGGAGAGCATGACCACCGAATGGGACAGCAGCATCGACGTTCAGAGCCCCTACGGCTTGGTTAGGATCATGATGGACGCTGTTATTGAGGGTCTGAGGAAGCTGCCCTTTGTGGGAGAGAGCATGGTCCCCAaacggcacagcagcactggcccccgcagcccccagagcTGGGTCAGGCTCAGGAAGGACGTCGCTCCTGTGGGCCCGAAGGAACTGCCCGTTGTCGCCAAGAGCGTGGCCTCTGACCCGCCCTACCCTCTGGGCCAGCTTTGGGACTCCCTTGCCCAGGCGGACAGGACCCAGCTGTGTTGCAGGGCCTTGCAAAGCCTGTGGCTGTGCTTCCTGTCTTGGGTTGCACTTCGCCTCTGGAGAAATGGGAACAGACCCCAGGGACAGGTGAGCAATCGCGATCGGTCACACAGGAAGGGAGCGGCttgtggggagcagggaagcaCATCATTGCAAGCCTTGGCCAAGAAGGCTtgcaatgagaaaacaaaacccagcgcGGGCAAGAAAGCCTCGGCAGGCCCCGAGagctcctctgcctcttccccagtTACATGCTCAGCCGTAGGGCAGAAACCCTCCGGAGGCCCCAGCACGACATGGGGCCTGCCAGAGGTGTGCTCAGCCCAGCGTGCTGCCCAGGGCAGTCCTGCGCGGCTGGAGTCCTTCCAGAGGAAGCCAAGCCCCGCAGGCCACTTCTCGGCCACGCGGCCCGCGCCCACTTCATTGCGCCCCCGGCCCTGTCATTTCCAGGGAAAGGAACGGCCGGCCTCATCTTCTGTGGGAACAGACTGCTCGGAGGAGGGCACCTTCAGCTCTGATGAAGCCGTCCACCAGCTGGAGGCCAAAATCACCCCGCTGGCCAGGTGCACCAGGCTTGTCTACCGCCTCCGCCTGAAAGTGTTCCCGCACCAGCACTCCGAGAAGAAGGCGGAAGGCGAGGCAAGCGGAGGAGAGCCTTCTCTAGCTCCCTGTGCACCTCCACCTAGGGCGTGCTCTCGGCGGATTGGCAAGAGGAGATGCAGGGGTGCAAGTGAGTGCCGGCGTCCTTGCAGGGTGGGACTTGAGGCGGGAGAGAACAGGCACCCGTGGCCGTGAGGGGCTCCACAGGTGCCCGCATCCCAGGAGGAGGGGCCCACATCCTAGCAGGGTGCCCACTTCCCTCTGAGGTTCCCGGTGGGTGCCCGTGTCCCGGTGAGGCGTGTTGTGGTTGCTCCCCATGTCCCTGTAAGGTGGCAGTGGCCAGTGCCTGCCCATGGCCCGTTGGGTGCCTTAGGCCTTGGGACCTCCAAGGCTGGTGCGAGGGCAAGCATCACAGCAGGAAGAGGGGCAGCTGCTAGGAAGTGGGTGGATAACCTTCCCTACTGTAGTATTTTCACCCAGCTAACAGTGAATTCTCTTCAGGGTGACAGGCAGCTGGTGCGCTGGGACATGCCTCAGCCCACCAAAGGCTCCGGGAGTGAGGGCACCTCCACCGACTTCTTCTGCTGGCTGGAGGCCGTTAGCGCCCCGATGGTCATGCTCCTGCGGGTGGCCATGGCCAACGGCCGGCCACGTCCTGGTGGGTCGCCCGTGCCTGTCCAGCACAACAGCCAACGGGTATTTGCCAACTCCGTTGAGGACCTCTGGGGAGGGTCCCCCTTTTCCGCCCTCCCAAAGGTGCTGCCAGGGCCGACTGGCATCCAAAGGGCCGGGGCTCATCtctgcctccccagagggaACAGCCAAGCATGCCCGTGCAGCAGAGACGCCTGGGAAACTCGGCAAAActcctgctgggagcagcctaCTTCCTCAATCTTCTAGCACTGCTCAGATCAATAAAGTGCTTTGTTCCTGTAGCATGTGTCATTTTGGTACCAAGGGGATCCAGGAAGGGGCAACACGAAAGGCAGTGGTGCGAGCCAGGCGGCTGTATGCGGGCCTGCGGAGCACGCGCTCCTGGAGAAGTTGGGACAGCTGGGCTGCGAGAGAACGGGCATTCAAGGCTGTGAGGTGCCCCACGGGTGCCCATGATCCAGGAGGAGGGCACTGCGGCCCGGCAGGGTGCCCGTGTCCCGGAGAGGATCCCTGGGAAACACCCACATCCCACTGAGGTGGCATTGGCTGCCGCATGCCCAGGACCCCGTGGGTCATGTCCCTCCAGGAATAATTCTAGACTAATTGCACTCCTCATTCTCAGCGGTTATAATTTTTGTCAAACCAAGAGTGAATTTTTGGCTTTCCTCTTAACATGGGCTGCCACTTTGCCCCCGAGAGGATGTTGAGCAGAACCGCGTCACAGCTGCCCAGCTGGGGCACGGTGCTGAACGCAGCTCGGCTGGAGCTCTGGGCACAGCCCCTTCTTGCTGAGAAGTTCAGGGCACAGCCCAGACCACATGGGACACGGTCCCGCTCCCCTGCTGGGCTCAGTGTCCGCCGGCAGGCACAGCAGTGGGAGCAGCAGGCTTCAAAATCCACCTACACAGGTCCTGCCCAGCTCCGCCGCAGCCTCCGTCGCCTGCCGGGCTGGTGGAGAAAGGCCTCGTGACGTCACAGAGCCTTGCGTGACATCAGCCCATGACTTGGCAGGTCGGCAACCCCCTTGCAAGCACAGACACGCGAGGCGGCCACTCGGTGCTGGTGGTCACTGCCTGAACTCTGCTCAGGGTAACAGCCCAAGCCAGCTCGTGCATTGAGATCTTTTTCCTCAGGAGAGACCATGATAACTCTCAGCCCGGCTCTCCCCCTGACCGTGGCTCTCTGCACGTTGTCACTGTTGCCTGCTGGTCTTCGCATTTACATCAACCCCACCTGGCTCATTGTGGAGAGTGAAGCTCCTCCTGAAGACCTGAAGCAGCCACCCGTTGATGCGGAGAGCATGACCACCGAATGGGACAGCAGCATCGACGTTCAGAGCCCCTACGGCTTGGTTAGGATCATGATGGACGCTGTTATTGAGGGTCTGAGGAAGCTGCCCTTTGTGGGAGAGAGCATGGTCCCCAaacggcacagcagcactggcccccgcagcccccagagcTGGGTCAGGCTCAGGAAGGACGTCGCTCCTGTGGGCCCGAAGGAACTGCCCGTTGTCGCCAAGAGCGTGGCCTCTGACCCGCCCTACCCTCTGGGCCAGCTTTGGGACTCCCTTGCCCAGGCGGACAGGACCCAGCTGTGTTGCAGGGCCTTGCAAAGCCTGTGGCTGTGCTTCCTGTCTTGGGTTGCACTTCGCCTCTGGAGAAATGGGAACAGACCCCAGGGACAGGTGAGCAATCGCGATCGGTCACACAGGAAGGGAGCGGCttgtggggagcagggaagcaCATCATTGCAAGCCTTGGCCAAGAAGGCTtgcaatgagaaaacaaaacccagcgcGGGCAAGAAAGCCTCGGCAGGCCCCGAGagctcctctgcctcttccccagtTACATGCTCAGCCGTAGGGCAGAAACCCTCCGGAGGCCCCAGCACGACATGGGGCCTGCCAGAGGTGTGCTCAGCCCAGCGTGCTGCCCAGGGCAGTCCTGCGCGGCTGGAGTCCTTCCAGAGGAAGCCAAGCCCCGCAGGCCACTTCTCGGCCACGCGGCCCGCGCCCACTTCATTGCGCCCCCGGCCCTGTCATTTCCAGGGAAAGGAACGGCCGGCCTCATCTTCTGTGGGAACAGACTGCTCGGAGGAGGGCACCTTCAGCTCTGATGAAGCCGTCCACCAGCTGGAGGCCAAAATCACCCCGCTGGCCAGGTGCACCAGGCTTGTCTACCGCCTCCGCCTGAAAGTGTTCCCGCACCAGCACTCCGAGAAGAAGGCGGAAGGCGAGGCAAGCGGAGGAGAGCCTTCTCTAGCTCCCTGTGCACCTCCACCTAGGGCGTGCTCTCGGCGGATTGGCAAGAGGAGATGCAGGGGTGCAAGTGAGTGCCGGCGTCCTTGCAGGGTGGGACTTGAGGCGGGAGAGAACAGGCACCCGTGGCCATGAGGGGCTCCACAGGTGCCCGCATCCCAGGAGGAGGGGCCCACATCCTAGCAGGGTGCCCACTTCCCTCTGAGGTTCCCGGTGGGTGCCCGTGTCCCGGTGAGGCGTGTTGTGGTTGCTCCCCATGTCCCTGTAAGGTGGCAGTGGCCAGTGCCTGCCCATGGCCCGTTGGGTGCCTTAGGCCTTGGGACCTCCAAGGCTGGTGCGAGGGCAAGCATCACAGCAGGAAGAGGGGCAGCTGCTAGGAAGTGGGTGGATAACCTTCCCTACTGTAGTATTTTCACCCAGCTAACAGTGAATTCTCTTCAGGGTGACAGGCAGCTGGTGCGCTGGGACATGCCTCAGCCCACCAAAGGCTCCGGGAGTGAGGGCACCTCCACCGACTTCTTCTGCTGGCTGGAGGCCGTTAGCGCCCCGATGGTCATGCTCCTGCGGGTGGCCATGGCCAACGGCCGGCCACGTCCTGGTGGGTCGCCCGTGCCTGTCCAGCACAACAGCCAACGGGTATTTGCCAACTCCGTTGAGGACCTCTGGGGAGGGTCCCCCTTTTCCGCCCTCCCAAAGGTGCTGCCAGGGCCGACTGGCATCCAAAGGGCCGGGGCTCATCtctgcctccccagagggaACAGCCAAGCATGCCCGTGCAGCAGAGACGCCTGGGAAACTCGGCAAAActcctgctgggagcagcctaCTTCCTCAATCTTCTAGCACTGCTCAGATCAATAAAGTGCTTTGTTCCTGTAGCATGTGTCATTTTGGTACCAAGGGGATCCAGGAAGGGGCAACACGAAAGGCAGTGGTGCGAGCCAGGCGGCTGTATGCGGGCCTGCGGAGCACGCGCTCCTGGAGAAGTTGGGACAGCTGGGCTGCGAGAGAACGGGCATTCAAGGCTGTGAGGTGCCCCACGGGTGCCCATGATCCAGGAGGAGGGCACTGCGGCCCGGCAGGGTGCCCGTGTCCCGGAGAGGATCCCTGGGAAACACCCACATCCCACTGAGGTGGCATTGGCTGCCGCATGCCCAGGACCCCGTGGGTCATGTCCCTCCAGGAATAATTCTAGACTAATGGCACTCCTCATTCTCAGCGGTTATAATTTTTGTCAAACCAAGAGTGAATTTTTGGCTTTCCTCTTAACATGGGCTGCCACTTTGCCCCCGAGAGGATGTTGAGCAGAACCGCGTCACAGCTGCCCAGCTGGGGCACGGTGCTGAACGCAGCTCGGCTGGAGCTCTGGGCACAGCCCCTTCTTGCTGAGAAGTTCAGGGCACAGCCCAGACCACGTGGGACACGGTCCCGCTCCCCTGCTGGGCTCAGTGTCCGCCGGCAGGCACAGCAGTGGGAGCAGCAGGCTTCAAAATCCACCTACACAGGTCCTGCCCAGCTCCGCCGCAGCCTCCGTCGCCTGCCGGGCTGGTGGAGAAAGGCCTCGTGACGTCACAGAGCCTTGCGTGACATCAGCCCATGACTTGGCAGGTCGGCAACCCCCTTGCAAGCACAGACACGCGAGGCGGCCACTCGGTGCTGGTGGTCACTGCCTGAACTCTGCTCAGGGTAACAGCCCAAGCCAGCTCGTGCATCGAGATCTTTTTCCTCAGGAGAGACCATGATAACTCTCAGCCCGGCTCTCCCCCTGACCGTGGCTCTCTGCACGTTGTCACTGTTGCCTGCTGGTCTTCGCATTTACATCAACCCCACCTGGCTCATTGTGGAGGGTGAAGCTCCTCCTGAAGACCTGAAGCAGCCACCCGTTGATGCGGAGAGCATGACCACCGAATGGGACAGCAGCATCGACGTTCAGAGCCCCTACGGCTTGGTTAGGATCATGATGGACGCTGTTATTGAGGGTCTGAGGAAGCTGCCCTTTGTGGGAGAGAGCATGGTCCCCAaacggcacagcagcactggcccccgcagcccccagagcTGGGTCAGGCTCAGGAAGGACGTCGCTCCTGTGGGCCCGAAGGAACTGCCCGTTGTCGCCAAGAGCGTGGCCTCTGACCCGCCCTACCCTCTGGGCCAGCTTTGGGACTCCCTTGCCCAGGCGGACAGGACCCAGCTGTGTTGCAGGGCCTTGCAAAGCCTGTGGCTGTGCTTCCTGTCTTGGGTTGCACTTCGCCTCTGGAGAAATGGGAACAGACCCCAGGGACAGGTGAGCAATCGCGATCGGTCACACAGGAAGGGAGCGGCttgtggggagcagggaagcaCATCATTGCAAGCCTTGGCCAAGAAGGCTtgcaatgagaaaacaaaacccagcgcGGGCAAGAAAGCCTCGGCAGGCCCCGAGagctcctctgcctcttccccagtTACATGCTCAGCCGTAGGGCAGAAACCCTCCGGAGGCCCCAGCACGACATGGGGCCTGCCAGAGGTGTGCTCAGCCCAGCGTGCTGCCCAGGGCAGTCCTGCGCGGCTGGAGTCCTTCCAGAGGAAGCCAAGCCCCGCAGGCCACTTCTCGGCCACGCGGCCCGCGCCCACTTCATTGCGCCCCCGGCCCTGTCATTTCCAGGGAAAGGAACGGCCGGCCTCATCTTCTGTGGGAACAGACTGCTCGGAGGAGGGCACCTTCAGCTCTGATGAAGCCGTCCACCAGCTGGAGGCCAAAATCACCCCGCTGGCCAGGTGCACCAGGCTTGTCTACCGCCTCCGCCTGAAAGTGTTCCCGCACCAGCACTCCGAGAAGAAGGCGGAAGGCGAGGCAAGCGGAGGAGAGCCTTCTCTAGCTCCCTGTGCACCTCCACCTAGGGCGTGCTCTCGGCGGATTGGCAAGAGGAGATGCAGGGGTGCAAGTGAGTGCCGGCGTCCTTGCAGGGTGGGACTTGAGGCGGGAGAGAACAGGCACCCGTGGCCGTGAGGGGCTCCACAGGTGCCCGCATCCCAGGAGGAGGGGCCCACATCCTAGCAGGGTGCCCACTTCCCTCTGAGGTTCCCGGTGGGTGCCCGTGTCCCGGTGAGGCGTGTTGTGGTTGCTCCCCATGTCCCTGTAAGGTGGCAGTGGCCAGTGCCTGCCCATGGCCTGTTGGGTGCCTTAGGCCTTGGGACCTCCAAGGCTGGTGCGAGGGCAAGCATCACAGCAGGAAGAGGGGCAGCTGCTAGGAAGTGGGTGGATAACCTTCCCTACTGTAGTATTTTCACCCAGCTAACAGTGAATTCTCTTCAGGGTGACAGGCAGCTGGTGCGTTGGGACATGCCTCAGCCCACCAAAGGCTCCGGGAGTGAGGGCACCTCCACCGACTTCTTCTGCTGGCTGGAGGCCGTTAGCGCCCCGATGGTCATGCTCCTGCGGGTGGCCATGGCCAACGGCCGGCCACGTCCTGGTGGGTCGCCCGTGCCTGTCCAGCACAACAGCCAACGGGTATTTGCCAACTCCGTTGAGGACCTCTGGGGAGGGTCCCCCTTTTCCGCCCTCCCAAAGGTGCTGCCAGGGCCGACTGGCATCCAAAGGGCCGGGGCTCATCtctgcctccccagagggaACAGCCAAGCATGCCCGTGCAGCAGAGACGCCTGGGAAACTCGGCAAAActcctgctgggagcagcctaCTTCCTCAATCTTCTAGCACTGCTCAGATCAATAAAGTGCTTTGTTCCTGTAGCATGTGTCATTTTGGTACCAAGGGGATCCAGGAAGGGGCAACACGAAAGGCAGTGGTGCGAGCCAGGCGGCTGTATGCGGGCCTGCGGAGCACGCGCTCCTGGAGAAGTTGGGACAGCTGGGCTGCGAGAGAACGGGCATTCAAGGCTGTGAGGTGCCCCACGGGTGCCCATGATCCAGGAGGAGGGCACTGCGGCCCGGCAGGGTGCCCGTGTCCCGGAGAGGATCCCTGGGAAACACCCACATCCCACTGAGGTGGCATTGGCTGCCGCATGCCCAGGACCCCGTGGGTCATGTCCCTCCAGGAATAATTCTAGACTAATTGCACTCCTCATTCTCAGCGGTTATAATTTTTGTCAAACCAAGAGTGAATTTTTGGCTTTCCTCTTAACATGGGCTGCCACTTTGCCCCCGAGAGGATGTTGAGCAGAACCGCGTCACAGCTGCCCAGCTGGGGCACGGTGCTGAACGCAGCTCGGCTGGAGCTCTGGGCACAGCCCCTTCTTGCTGAGAAGTTCAGGGCACAGCCCAGACCACGTGGGACACGGTCCCGCTCCCCTGCTGGGCTCAGTGTCCGCCGGCAGGCACAGCAGTGGGAGCAGCAGGCTTCAAAATCCACCTACACAGGTCCTGCCCAGCTCCGCCGCAGCCTCCGTCGCCTGCCAGGCTGGTGGAGAAAGGCCTCGTGACGTCACAGAGCCTTGCGTGACATCAGCCCATGACTTGGCAGGTCGGCAACCCCCTTGCAAGCACAGACACGCGAGGCGGCCACTCGGTGCTGGTGGT is part of the Phalacrocorax carbo chromosome 6, bPhaCar2.1, whole genome shotgun sequence genome and encodes:
- the LOC135314073 gene encoding uncharacterized protein LOC135314073 is translated as MTTEWDSSIDVQSPYGLVRIMMDAVIEGLRKLPFVGESMVPKRHSSTGPRSPQSWVRLRKDVAPVGPKELPVVAKSVASDPPYPLGQLWDSLAQADRTQLCCRALQSLWLCFLSWVALRLWRNGNRPQGQGKERPASSSVGTDCSEEGTFSSDEAVHQLEAKITPLARCTRLVYRLRLKVFPHQHSEKKAEGEASGGEPSLAPCAPPPRACSRRIGKRRCRGAR
- the LOC135314074 gene encoding uncharacterized protein LOC135314074, coding for MITLSPALPLTVALCTLSLLPAGLRIYINPTWLIVESEAPPEDLKQPPVDAESMTTEWDSSIDVQSPYGLVRIMMDAVIEGLRKLPFVGESMVPKRHSSTGPRSPQSWVRLRKDVAPVGPKELPVVAKSVASDPPYPLGQLWDSLAQADRTQLCCRALQSLWLCFLSWVALRLWRNGNRPQGQGKERPASSSVGTDCSEEGTFSSDEAVHQLEAKITPLARCTRLVYRLRLKVFPHQHSEKKAEGEASGGEPSLAPCAPPPRACSRRIGKRRCRGAR
- the LOC135314120 gene encoding uncharacterized protein LOC135314120, producing the protein MPQPTKGSGSEGTSTDFFCWLEAVSAPMVMLLRVAMANGRPRPGETMITLSPALPLTVALCTLSLLPAGLRIYINPTWLIVEGEAPPEDLKQPPVDAESMTTEWDSSIDVQSPYGLVRIMMDAVIEGLRKLPFVGESMVPKRHSSTGPRSPQSWVRLRKDVAPVGPKELPVVAKSVASDPPYPLGQLWDSLAQADRTQLCCRALQSLWLCFLSWVALRLWRNGNRPQGQGKERPASSSVGTDCSEEGTFSSDEAVHQLEAKITPLARCTRLVYRLRLKVFPHQHSEKKAEGEASGGEPSLAPCAPPPRACSRRIGKRRCRGAR